Genomic segment of Oceanimonas sp. GK1:
CAGGCTGCGGCTGCCGTGCTCCCGGGCCGCTTCCACATGAATGCGGTATTTGCCGGCAGCCACCGGCTCACCGGCCTGATCGGTGCCGTCCCAGCTCAGCCGGTATTGCCCCGGCTTGCGGGTGGCGGAGGTGACCGCGTCCAGCTCGCCCTGGTCGTAACGGCCGGCCTTGCGCCACCAGCGGCGCATGTCTTTCAGCCAGTCGTCTTCCTTGCGCCACACCGCCAGGGTGCTGACCGCCTGCTGGCTGGCATCTTCCACCCAGACCGCCACATAGGGCCGGTAGTGGCTGCCACCGCTGCCCTCGGGCAGGGTGAGGTCAATGTTTACCGGTTGCGCCATGGCCGGAACGGCACACAGCATCAGGGCCAGCAGGGGCTTGTTCATGGACATCTCCGCTCAGTAAAGGATCAGCAGGTAAAGGCCGGCCATCAGCGCCGTGCCCAGGCCGGTGGCGGCCAGCAAACGGCCGCGCTTGCGCCGCATGGGCAGCACCAGCCAAAAGCCGGTCAGGGTAAACAGCAGCATGACAACGGCGGACAAATCGATAAACCAGCCCCATGCCGAGCCGGTATGACGGCCCATGTGCAGATCGTTGAGCACCGCCATCCAGCCGTAATGGCGGCGGGTAAGCAACACGGCACCCTCCTCTGGGATCACCTCGGCCAGGCTGTAGCCGCCGGGCTGTTTGAGGTCGATAAACAGCACCCCCTCGTCGGCGGACCAGTCGAGGCGCACCTCGCCGCCGGCCAGTGACTGCTCGGTTTTGAGCCACTGCCACACCTGACCTGCCGCCAGCATGGGATCCTGCTGCCACAGCGCCGTGGTGGCGAGCGGCCCGGGCAGCACCAGCTCGGCTTCTTGCTCGGGCGCGGCCTCGGGCAGCCACTGACGATTGTTCAGGGTCAGTCCGGTAACGGTAAAAAACAGCATGATCAGCAGCATCAGCATGGAGCTGTAGGTGTGCACCGGGCGCACCCAGCGGGGAGCCTGGGAAAAACGGGTAGACGGGCTGGACATGGAAAGAACGGCACTCCGCGCGGGTTCGAATGTTCGGAAACGCCGGGATGATCTTGCCAATGAGAATAATTGTCAACTCTATTTAGAATATGAAAACTGCTCTGTGGAAGCCGAAATGCCCTGGTGATAAGCAGCGCCCACTTTAAGAAATAAAAATAAATAATTGATTTATAAATTAAAATTAAAAAACACCAAGGCACAAAGAGACTGCTCGCGGTTCGCTGACGTCTTGTTCCAAAATATGGAACAGCTTGTACCATCTTTTTTTCTCACTGTTCGGGAACTCTTTCCCTACAATGCTTACGCTTGTGATAACCATTCTCATTAGCAAGTTTGTTTTTATCGCCAGCCGGCATCTTTGTACAGGAGAGTTGAAATGCCCATGCCCGCCCCCAGCCGCCTCGCCAGCGCCATTTCCATGGTGCTGCTGAACGCCGTTGCCGTCAGCACCGCTCAGGCCCAGTCCACCCAGGTATTCGATACCGTGGTGGTCAGCGCCGCCGGCTTTGAACAGGACGTCAAGGACGCGCCGGCCAGCATTACCGTTATCGGCCAGCAGGAACTGCAGCAGAAGCGCTACGGCAACCTGGCCCAGGCCCTGGACGGGGTGGAAGGCATTGATATTCGCCAGGGCACCGGCAAGACCGGGGGCCTGAATATCAGCATGCGTGGTCTGCCCAGCGAATATACCCTGATCCTGATCGACGGCCGCCGCCAGAATACCTCCGGCAACGCCACCCCCAACGGTTTTAACGACACCTCCACCAGCTTTATGCCGCCGCTGTCCGCCATTGAGCGCATTGAGGTGATCCGTGGCCCCATGTCCACCCTGTATGGCTCCGATGCCATGGGCGGGGTGATCAATATCATCACCAAAAAAGTGGCCGACGAATGGAGCGGCTCCCTGGATCTGGACCACACCTTTCAGCAGGATCGCGACTACGGCAACAGCAGCAAGACCAGCTTTTATGCCAGCGGCCCGCTGATGGAAGACAAACTGGGGCTGGCGGTGCGCGGCAGCGTGTTTGACCGGGCCGCTTCCGATCTGACCTTTGACAACGGCAGTACCGTCAACAAACGCGGCGTTTCACCGGTGGAAGGCCGCAACTACACCCTGGGCGGCCGCCTGACCCTGACCCCGAACGAACACCACGATATCTCCCTGGATGTGGAGCGGGGCCGGCAGGTCTATAACAATGACGACTGCCAGCTGGGCAACCTGGACGGTAAGGGCGGTGGCAGCGCGACCGACGGCTGCTCCACTGACGAACCCACCCAGGCCAATGGCTATAAGGACGAGCTGCGCTTTGAGCGGGATCAGCTGGCCCTGCTGCACACCGCCCGCCTGGGCTTTGGCAAGCTGGACAGCAGCATTACCCATAACACCACCGAAACCCTGGGTCGTACCATTCCTGGCGGACGGGTCGGTCAGTCCAGCTTCAAGCCCATTGACAGCAGCTATGACGGCTTTCCCTCCATCATTGTGGGTAACGATCGGGAACTGAAAGCCACCGAGTTGGTGATCGACAGCAAGCTGGTGGCCCCCATCGGCGAGGCCCATATCGCCACCGTCGGCGGCCAGTGGCAGGATGCCGAGCTGAAAGACGGCATCGCCACCGAGACCTTCGAACAAACTTCCTGGGCCCTGTTCGGGGAAGATGAATGGCTGCTGCGGGACGATCTGGCCCTGACCCTGGGTGCCCGCTACGATCATCACGACGCCTTTGGCGGCCATGTCAGCCCCCGCGGCTACCTGGTGTGGACCGCCAGCGACAACTGGACCCTGAAGGGCGGCGTCAGCCGGGGTTACAAGACCCCCAGCCTGAACGATCTGCATGAGGGCATCAACGGCATCAGCGGTCAGGGTTCGACCATTACCATCGGCAACCCGGATCTGCGGCCGGAAACCACCACCAGCACCGAAATCGGCGCCTATTACGACAACCTGGCCGGCTTCAACGCCAACGCCACCCTGTTTCATAACCAGTTCGATGACAAGATTGCCGAGGGCAACTCCATCAACGATCCGCTGTGCGCCGGCAACTCCGGCGGTACCTGTTCACAAAAGGTCAATGTCGACGAGGCCGTCACCCAGGGCCTGGAGCTGGCCGCCGGCTGGCAATTCGCCCCGGACTGGCGACTGTCCGGCAACTATACCTTTACCGACAGCGAGCAGAAGAGCGGCAAGGATCAAGGCGAGCCCCTGACCAACACCCCCAAACACATGCTCAATGCCAAGCTGAGCTGGAGCACCACCGAGCAACTGACCCTGTGGCTGCAGGGCGAGTACCGCAGCGATCGCACCCGCTTCCTCAGCAAGCGTGAAAACCTGGACCCCGATCAGCAGGCCCTGTTCGACGCGGTTGGCGATATCAAGGGCTATGAGCTGCTCCATCTGGGGGGCTCCTACCAGGTCTCCGACAACGTAACCCTGAACGCCACCATCTATAACCTGCTCGACAAGGACTTCACCACCGGTACTTTCTATAACAACGGTGCCGACTGGGCATCCGATTACACCCAGAGCGGCCGCTCCACCGACGGCACCCTGGAAGAAGGCCGCCGCCTCTGGCTGTCCACCAATATCCGCTTTTAAACCTTGTTCAAGTCCTGCTGTATGGCCCTCTCTGAAGGGCCTTTTTTCGTTTGCGCCTTTTCCTGCCTGCCGTTATGGTGAATAATTGAACGTCTCAAACGAACCAGCCACCCGGCCCGCGCATTGATATTCGGAGTGCCCATGAACATCGACCACCGGCTCAATGATCCGCTGTTTGCCCCGACGCCCCTCACAGGCGCCCAGCCACGTCAGGACAACGACCAGCGCGAGCGGGTGACCCCGGCCGCCGAGCCCGATGCCTTTGCCGGCCACGACGAACGCCGGGAGCGCGGCAACGACGATGTTGCCCTGTACGATGCCCGGGGCCAAAAAACCGGCAACGAAACCGCTCCCACCGAGGCAGCCGAAGAACAGGCGGGCCAAACCGAAGACGACCCGCAAACCGCCGAGGCCTCGGCCCGCCCCAGCAAGCCCTCCGGCGAGCCCATGAGCGAGCAGGAGGTGCTGGAGCTGAACGATCTCAAGCTGCGGGATCAGGAAGTGCGCACCCATGAGCAGCAGCACGCCGCCGTGGGCGGGCAGCACGCGGGCTCGCCCAGCTATGAATATGAAACCGGTCCCGACGGCAAGCAGTATGCGGTGGAAGGCGAGGTGCAGGTCGACATGTCGCCGGTGCCGGGTGACCCCCAAGCCACCATTGATAAAATGCAGCAGATCAAGGCCGCCGCCCTGGCACCGGCCGAGCCTTCCCAGGCCGATCGCAGCGCCGCCGCCCAGGCCGAACAGCTGATGGCCGAGGCCAGGGCCGAGCTCAGGGAACAACAGCGCGACACCCCCCAAGGCACACAGCAGGGGCGATACCGCTCAGGGCGAAGGCCCGGCCGCCCGCACCGGCGAACCCCGCCAGGCGCCGGCTGCGGCCACGGAGCCGCATGCCACCAGCCCGTCTCCTTCCACGGCGGACAACCGCAGCCAGATGCAACACCGCAACGAGGTGATTGCCGGTGTCTACGGCCGCACCGCCGAGCACCAGGCCCGGGCGCTCATCGGCCTGGCCTGAGCGCGGCAGCGGCATGGCCGCTTTTCCCTGCTGCCGTGGCACTTTGTCTCACCCTGACAAACTTTGGTGACATTTACCGGGTTCAATAACCGGCGTCATTCACTCAATCACGGCCGGGCACCGCCGGTGCTCCAACTGCGCATACTATGAAAAAAAACACTCTGATGTGGGCGATGCCGCTGCTGCTGGTGCCCGCCCTGGCACTCCTTCTGTTTTATTCACCGCTGTTTGACCACCAGGCGGCGCCGGCCCCGGTCACCGCCGCCGTGCAGCGTGGCGACCTCAGTGATCTGGTGACCGCCACCGGCGTGCTCCAGCCCAGCGGCTATGTGGACGTGGGCGCCCAGGTGTCGGGCCAGCTCAAGGTGATCCACGTGGAAGTGGGCGACCAGGTCGGCGCCGGCGACCTGCTGGCGGAGATCGACCCCACCGTTTACCTCGCCCAGGTGGATGCCAGCCGCGCCCAGCTGCGCAACCAGCGGGCCCAGCTCAAAGACCGGGAGGCCCAGCTTACCCTGGCCCGGCTTCAGCACCGGCGCCAGCAGAGCCTGATGGCCGATAACGCCACCTCCCGGGAGGCGCTGCAAAGCGCCGAGGCCGGCCTGCGCTCGGCCGAGGCCCAGGTGGAGGCGCTCGGGGCGCAGATTGCCCAGACCGAGTCCAGCCTGCGCGCCGACGAGGCCAACCTGGATTACGCCCGCATTCATGCCCCCATGAACGGCACCGTGGTCAGCATAGAGGCGCGCCAGGGCCAGACCCTGAACACCAACCAGCAGGCCCCCACCCTGATGCGCATTGCCGACTTGGCCACCATGACGGTGCAGGCCAAGGTGTCGGAAGCGGACGTGGGCAAGCTCAAGCCCGGCATGAAGGTGTATTTCACCACCCTGGGCGAGCCTGGCCGGCGCTGGTACAGCAAGCTGCGCCGCATCGAGCCCACCCCGGTGGTGGAAAACAACGTGGTGCTCTACAACGCCCTGTTCGACATCGACAACCCCCAGGGCCGGCTGATGTCCCAGATGACCACCCAGGTCTTTTTTGTGCGGGCCGAAACCGAGGACGCCCTGCTAGTGCCGGTGTCGGCGCTGCGCTTTGCCGGGCGGGACGGGCGCGACAGGGCGCGGATCACCGTGCTCGGCAACGACGGCGCCCTTCAGGAGCGCGAGGTGCGGGTGGGCGTAAGCAACCGCATTCAGGCCGAAGTGCTGGACGGACTCGAGGCCGGCGAGCAGGTGGTGCTGAACGTGGCGCCGGCCGGGGAAGAGGGCGGCGCGCGCCGCTCCGGCATGAGGATGCGCTTCTGATGGGCACGCCACTGATCTCCCTCCATGGCATCGCCAAGCAGTACGGCGAAGGCGAGCTGGCCACTCAAGTGCTGCACGATATCAATCTGGTGATCAACCGGGGCGAGTTTGTGGCCATCATGGGCAGCTCCGGCTCGGGCAAGTCGACCCTGATGCACCTGCTCGGTTGCCTGGACCGGCCAAGCGGCGGCCAGTACCGGCTGCTGGGGCGGGACGTGGCCAGCCTGAGCGGCGACGAGCTGGCGGCGCTTCGCCGGGACACCTTCGGCTTCGTGTTCCAGAGCTACCACCTGCTGGGTGGCCTGAGCGCCCGGGAAAACGTGGAGGTGCCGGCCCTGTACTCGGGCCTGTCCCGGGCCGAGCGTAAGATCCGGGCGGAGCAACTGCTGACGACCCTGGGGCTGGAAAACCGCCTGGGCAACAAGCCCAGCCAGCTGTCCGGCGGCCAGCAGCAGCGGGTGTCCATCGCCCGGGCGCTGATGAACGGCGGCGACATCATTCTCGCCGACGAGCCCACCGGTGCCCTCGACAGCCACAGCGGCGCCGAGGTGATGGCCCTGCTTACCGCCCTGGCCCGCCAGGGCCACACCGTGATCCTGATTACCCACGACCCCAAGGTGGCGGCCCAGGCGGATCGCCGCATTGAAATCAGCGACGGCCGCATTATCGCCGATCCGGGCCCGGCCAGAGCGCGGGAAGACACTGCAGTCCCTGCTCGCCCCCGCCCCGCCGGCTCGCTCGCCACCGAACTGCTGGAGGCGGTGCGCACCGCCTTTCGCTCCCTGCACAGCAACCTGTTCCGCGCCGCCCTCACCCTGCTCGGCATCGTGATCGGGGTGGCGTCGGTGATCACCATGCTGGCCATCGGCAACGGCTCCCAGCAGCAGGTGGTGCAGAGCATCAGTGCCATGGGCAGCAACCTGCTGCTGGTGCGCCCCGGGGCGCCCAACCAGTGGGGCCGGCGCGCCACCTCCACCCTGGTGGCGGCGGACATGGAAGCCATCAGGGAAGTGGCCAACGTGGCGGCGGCGGTGCCGGAGATCGGCGGCGCCGCCACCCTGCGCTTTGGCAACCTGGACCACAGCCCCGAGATCAACGCCACCTCCGCCGACTTTCCCGCCGCCCGCCAGTGGGCCCTGAGCGCCGGCACCTTTTTCACCGCCGACGACGAGCAGAGCTACGCCACGGTGGCGGTGCTGGGCCAGTCGGTGGTGGACGCCCTGTTCCCGGACACCGATCCCCTGGGCCAGTACGTCATGGTCAACAACATCCTGTTCTAGGTGATCGGGGTAATGGCGCCCAAGGGCGCCTCGCCCTGGGGCCAGGATCAGGACGACGTGGTGTTCGTACCCTACACCACCGGCGGCCTGCGGCTGTTCGGCCAGCAGTTCCTGCGCAGCATCACGGTGTCGGTGGACGACGTGGCCCGCATCGGCGACACCGAGGCCGAGATCCACCGGCTGCTGCTGGCCCGCCACGGGGTGGAGGACTTTCAGATCCGCAACATGTC
This window contains:
- a CDS encoding PepSY-associated TM helix domain-containing protein, whose translation is MSSPSTRFSQAPRWVRPVHTYSSMLMLLIMLFFTVTGLTLNNRQWLPEAAPEQEAELVLPGPLATTALWQQDPMLAAGQVWQWLKTEQSLAGGEVRLDWSADEGVLFIDLKQPGGYSLAEVIPEEGAVLLTRRHYGWMAVLNDLHMGRHTGSAWGWFIDLSAVVMLLFTLTGFWLVLPMRRKRGRLLAATGLGTALMAGLYLLILY
- a CDS encoding DUF2271 domain-containing protein gives rise to the protein MNKPLLALMLCAVPAMAQPVNIDLTLPEGSGGSHYRPYVAVWVEDASQQAVSTLAVWRKEDDWLKDMRRWWRKAGRYDQGELDAVTSATRKPGQYRLSWDGTDQAGEPVAAGKYRIHVEAAREHGSRSLVSQVIELGGEPARYHLQPTEELGDVIISTGAQ
- a CDS encoding efflux RND transporter periplasmic adaptor subunit, whose translation is MKKNTLMWAMPLLLVPALALLLFYSPLFDHQAAPAPVTAAVQRGDLSDLVTATGVLQPSGYVDVGAQVSGQLKVIHVEVGDQVGAGDLLAEIDPTVYLAQVDASRAQLRNQRAQLKDREAQLTLARLQHRRQQSLMADNATSREALQSAEAGLRSAEAQVEALGAQIAQTESSLRADEANLDYARIHAPMNGTVVSIEARQGQTLNTNQQAPTLMRIADLATMTVQAKVSEADVGKLKPGMKVYFTTLGEPGRRWYSKLRRIEPTPVVENNVVLYNALFDIDNPQGRLMSQMTTQVFFVRAETEDALLVPVSALRFAGRDGRDRARITVLGNDGALQEREVRVGVSNRIQAEVLDGLEAGEQVVLNVAPAGEEGGARRSGMRMRF
- a CDS encoding TonB-dependent receptor domain-containing protein encodes the protein MPMPAPSRLASAISMVLLNAVAVSTAQAQSTQVFDTVVVSAAGFEQDVKDAPASITVIGQQELQQKRYGNLAQALDGVEGIDIRQGTGKTGGLNISMRGLPSEYTLILIDGRRQNTSGNATPNGFNDTSTSFMPPLSAIERIEVIRGPMSTLYGSDAMGGVINIITKKVADEWSGSLDLDHTFQQDRDYGNSSKTSFYASGPLMEDKLGLAVRGSVFDRAASDLTFDNGSTVNKRGVSPVEGRNYTLGGRLTLTPNEHHDISLDVERGRQVYNNDDCQLGNLDGKGGGSATDGCSTDEPTQANGYKDELRFERDQLALLHTARLGFGKLDSSITHNTTETLGRTIPGGRVGQSSFKPIDSSYDGFPSIIVGNDRELKATELVIDSKLVAPIGEAHIATVGGQWQDAELKDGIATETFEQTSWALFGEDEWLLRDDLALTLGARYDHHDAFGGHVSPRGYLVWTASDNWTLKGGVSRGYKTPSLNDLHEGINGISGQGSTITIGNPDLRPETTTSTEIGAYYDNLAGFNANATLFHNQFDDKIAEGNSINDPLCAGNSGGTCSQKVNVDEAVTQGLELAAGWQFAPDWRLSGNYTFTDSEQKSGKDQGEPLTNTPKHMLNAKLSWSTTEQLTLWLQGEYRSDRTRFLSKRENLDPDQQALFDAVGDIKGYELLHLGGSYQVSDNVTLNATIYNLLDKDFTTGTFYNNGADWASDYTQSGRSTDGTLEEGRRLWLSTNIRF
- a CDS encoding ABC transporter permease, yielding MGTPLISLHGIAKQYGEGELATQVLHDINLVINRGEFVAIMGSSGSGKSTLMHLLGCLDRPSGGQYRLLGRDVASLSGDELAALRRDTFGFVFQSYHLLGGLSARENVEVPALYSGLSRAERKIRAEQLLTTLGLENRLGNKPSQLSGGQQQRVSIARALMNGGDIILADEPTGALDSHSGAEVMALLTALARQGHTVILITHDPKVAAQADRRIEISDGRIIADPGPARAREDTAVPARPRPAGSLATELLEAVRTAFRSLHSNLFRAALTLLGIVIGVASVITMLAIGNGSQQQVVQSISAMGSNLLLVRPGAPNQWGRRATSTLVAADMEAIREVANVAAAVPEIGGAATLRFGNLDHSPEINATSADFPAARQWALSAGTFFTADDEQSYATVAVLGQSVVDALFPDTDPLGQYVMVNNILF
- a CDS encoding putative metalloprotease CJM1_0395 family protein yields the protein MNIDHRLNDPLFAPTPLTGAQPRQDNDQRERVTPAAEPDAFAGHDERRERGNDDVALYDARGQKTGNETAPTEAAEEQAGQTEDDPQTAEASARPSKPSGEPMSEQEVLELNDLKLRDQEVRTHEQQHAAVGGQHAGSPSYEYETGPDGKQYAVEGEVQVDMSPVPGDPQATIDKMQQIKAAALAPAEPSQADRSAAAQAEQLMAEARAELREQQRDTPQGTQQGRYRSGRRPGRPHRRTPPGAGCGHGAACHQPVSFHGGQPQPDATPQRGDCRCLRPHRRAPGPGAHRPGLSAAAAWPLFPAAVALCLTLTNFGDIYRVQ